A genomic region of Arachis hypogaea cultivar Tifrunner chromosome 5, arahy.Tifrunner.gnm2.J5K5, whole genome shotgun sequence contains the following coding sequences:
- the LOC112800239 gene encoding uncharacterized protein — translation MAVLSGSVAMVKIPEIQFLSGSLSKPMDKCFLKISSSECFPGSSVRAKATHKLPLVVRASGDGGRQNSGNIFVGGFVLGGLVVGALGCLYAPQISRALAAADSTEIMKKLPKFMYDEEKALERTRKVLSEKIAELNSAIDGVSAQLRSDEPTETDGYVARSEEVESSV, via the exons atggctGTTCTATCAGGATCAGTGGCCATGGTTAAGATTCCAGAGATTCAATTTCTTTCAG GTTCTTTATCAAAACCAATGGATAAATGCTTCTTGAAAATCAGCTCTAGTGAATGCTTTCCAGGTTCCTCTGTTAGGGCTAAAGCAACGCATAAGCTACCACTTGTAGTACGAGCAAG TGGAGATGGTGGAAGACAAAATAGTGGAAATATCTTTGTTGGTGGCTTTGTATTGGGAGGACTGGTTGTTGGAGCATTAGGCTGTCTATATGCACCTCAG ATAAGCAGGGCACTAGCTGCAGCTGACAGTACAGAAATCATGAAGAAACTTCCGAAATTTATGTACGATGAAGAAAAAGCTCTTGAG AGGACCCGCAAGGTGCTGTCGGAGAAAATAGCCGAGCTGAATTCTGCCATTGATGGTGTTTCTGCACAGTTGAGGTCAGATGAACCCACGGAAACAGACGGCTACGTCGCAAGGTCAGAGGAAGTCGAATCATCTGTATAA